A genomic region of Kluyveromyces marxianus DMKU3-1042 DNA, complete genome, chromosome 5 contains the following coding sequences:
- the ZRT2 gene encoding low-affinity Zn(2+) transporter ZRT2, whose amino-acid sequence MSEAIVRAAAEVLLKRHSSGSGITDFESDATGTCDSGNDYDGNDGKRILSIFIIMISSGFGSYFPILSSRYSFIRLPDWCFFLAKFFGSGVIVATGFIHLLEPASDSLGDPCLGGTFAEYPWAFGICLMSLFALFFTECITRYYTNKSYGFENHVHSHFPGSREEDEEEECDNTDKYKEMLDEENIGMETSQENIPLEDRNPSMPGKNHYSHDKTHQDPSIVGTPAQETAKESYRNQLVSVFILEFGIIFHSVFIGLSLAVTANNEFNTLFIVLVFHQMFEGLGLGARIAEVKWNESKKFTPWVLAGAFMLTTPIAIAIGIGVRHSYAPGSRTALIANGCFDAISAGVLIYTGLVELMAHEFLYSDNFKGEEGLKKMLFAFFTMCWGAGIMALLGKWA is encoded by the coding sequence ATGTCTGAAGCTATTGTGCGTGCAGCAGCGGAAgtgttgttgaaaagaCATTCGAGTGGTAGTGGGATAACTGATTTTGAGAGCGATGCGACAGGTACCTGTGACAGTGGTAACGATTACGATGGTAATGACGGTAAGCGTATTTTATCGATATTTATTATCATGATCAGTTCGGGTTTTGGTTCATACTTCCCTATTCTGTCGTCGAGGTACTCTTTCATTAGGTTACCAGACTGGTGTTTCTTCCTAGCGAAGTTTTTCGGTTCTGGTGTTATCGTTGCTACCGGGTTCATCCATCTATTGGAACCAGCTTCCGATTCTTTGGGTGATCCATGTTTAGGAGGTACATTTGCAGAGTACCCATGGGCTTTTGGTATCTGTTTGATGTCTCTATTTGCATTGTTCTTCACGGAATGTATCACGCGTTACTACACTAACAAGAGTTATGGGTTCGAAAACCATGTTCACTCGCATTTCCCAGGTTcgagagaagaagatgaggaggaggaaTGTGATAACACTGACAAATACAAGGAGATGCTGGACGAAGAAAATATCGGAATGGAAACATCACAAGAGAATATTCCTTTGGAGGACCGCAATCCTTCCATGCCAGGCAAGAACCACTACTCCCACGACAAGACACACCAGGATCCATCAATTGTGGGTACTCCAGCTCAGGAGACAGCAAAGGAAAGCTACAGAAACCAGTTGGTATCGGTGTTTATCTTAGAGTTCGGTATTATCTTCCATTCTGTATTTATCGGTTTGTCGTTGGCGGTTACCGCTAACAATGAATTCAACACTTTGTTCATCGTTTTGGTATTCCATCAAATGTTTGAAGGTTTGGGTTTGGGGGCCAGAATTGCTGAAGTCAAATGGAACGAGTCCAAGAAATTCACTCCATGGGTGCTAGCAGGTGCATTCATGTTGACTACCCCTATCGCCATTGCAATTGGTATTGGTGTGAGACACTCATACGCTCCAGGTTCCAGAACAGCTTTGATAGCCAACGGTTGCTTCGACGCCATTTCAGCGGGTGTGTTGATCTACACTGGTCTTGTTGAGCTAATGGCTCACGAGTTCTTGTACTCTGACAACTTCAAGGGAGAGGAAGGCTTGAAAAAGATGTTATTCGCTTTCTTCACCATGTGTTGGGGTGCTGGTATCATGGCTTTGTTGGGCAAATGGGCTTAA
- the SWI5 gene encoding metallothionein expression activator, producing MWTMNNTEQWTSLIKTPYDIDGDNNDGSPENMHSMLSSRNTNNSINPPGSTDSGSGSDFQSKEYPLPDDNFENFNPMMDINIEDFLTKELKDLDIPMLPKNELSKLDLDMFPNSDLSWNVVNDNDTLANSGNINGTNDNSGITPRKLMPGQNQNGYHRKQPSGTAIFGFSQHNKSLSIGAMTINVDETKKAMMQRQQQESEQPDIKMNETLMQQQRELQMALQRQKEMNEKLEEQLRMNKLQQEQLQRALEAQQMTLEQVSSIPANATPVRPDTSIIVTSNGKNGKYQFPPRDPVNPSANRPIDKSKPNMEYEDKNDNGNGGSSSRNNNNGAAGNGLLSPFSRASINGSPHRRRNHNYDNIEPGNNNLTLPINFSISSTSTVGNSSEQMLKMSKYFRELTDDGKQHSSSLSSSNNKSSSRSPITPQDQIYDNPKTPSLRCNHTQTCRSDDGTINQKNNNTDTGMNENIDTGSSSSNNHASHSSSNINQRRGKHAARDSTVSTASTIPMQGDDDQCSQTYSPQQPHLQQSSVGLGLTLDSRLQLKKPPQLQMLPTIPGSSETTPLKSKQSPQRPSQYQTNNMPVKHSFQHTPTKELIFNNAPNISLQPENNRRHSQTLGSGLSQQQQQMDDDEPECKFVQAQTPSPILRSQERFDCIAESPVHLQYHHNNQLGIGSSSPAASGGRNGKRYGMLPREEIDKYILELGPKQFQCKFKDCQKMFNRRYNARTHIQTHLCDRPYKCDYPGCQKAFVRNHDLLRHKKSHLDKMYSCGGCDKRFHSEDALTKHQERKGHEGKYIAGEDEEEDDDAGYDYGYMSEGPAHILSSPVRGNQIRKPVSPKKVPNTIRENIQRDHTGAALRMQEQLNYH from the coding sequence ATGTGGACGATGAATAATACAGAGCAATGGACAAGTTTGATCAAAACGCCATACGATATTGATGGTGACAACAACGATGGAAGTCCCGAAAACATGCACAGTATGTTAAGCTCTAGAAACACTAACAATTCAATAAATCCACCTGGAAGTACAGACTCTGGTTCAGGATCTGACTTCCAAAGTAAAGAGTATCCTCTGCCTGATGacaattttgaaaacttcaatCCAATGATGGACATAAATATAGAAGATTTCCTAACAAAGGAGCTTAAAGATCTAGATATACCAATGCTACCCAAAAATGAGCTATCAAAACTGGATCTAGACATGTTTCCTAACTCTGATTTGAGCTGGAATGTAGTAAATGACAATGATACTTTAGCAAATTCAGGAAATATAAATGGAACTAACGACAACTCGGGAATTACACCAAGGAAACTAATGCCAGgtcaaaatcaaaatggTTATCATAGAAAGCAACCCAGCGGGACTGCTATCTTTGGGTTTTCGCAACACAATAAATCACTGAGTATTGGTGCTATGACTATCAATGTAGATGAAACTAAAAAAGCTATGATGCAAAGGCAACAGCAAGAATCAGAGCAACCCGATATAAAAATGAATGAAACTCTGATGCAACAACAGAGGGAGTTACAAATGGCTCTACAAAGACAAAAGGAAATGAATGagaaacttgaagaacaatTGAGAATGAACAAGTTGCAACAAGAGCAGCTACAAAGAGCCCTGGAGGCACAACAAATGACGCTCGAAcaagtttcttcaattcctGCAAACGCAACTCCTGTTAGGCCAGATACTAGCATTATTGTGACGTCTAATGGGAAAAATGGTAAATACCAGTTTCCTCCACGAGATCCCGTAAATCCTTCGGCAAATAGACCTATTGACAAATCAAAGCCCAACATGGAATACGAAGATAAGAATGACAATGGTAatggtggtagtagtagcaggAATAACAATAATGGTGCTGCTGGTAATGGATTATTATCACCTTTCTCGAGGGCTTCCATCAACGGTTCTCCGCATAGACGGCGTAATCACAATTATGACAATATAGAGCCTGGAAATAACAACCTGACGTTGCCTATAAATTTCTCCATATCCAGTACAAGCACCGTGGGTAATAGCTCGGAACAAATGCTAAAAATGTCAAAATACTTTAGAGAACTAACTGACGACGGTAAACAGCATTCTTCTAGTTTGTCCTCGTCTAATAATAAAAGTTCTAGTAGGTCACCAATTACACCTCAAGACCAGATCTACGACAATCCAAAGACTCCGTCATTGCGTTGTAACCATACACAAACATGCCGTAGCGATGACGGAACCATtaaccaaaaaaataacaacacTGACACCGGAAtgaatgaaaatattgacACTGGCAGCAGTTCCAGCAACAATCATGCTAGTCATAGCAGTAGTAACATTaaccaaagaagaggtAAACATGCTGCCCGAGACAGTACCGTGTCTACTGCATCTACAATTCCTATGCAAGGCGATGATGATCAATGCTCGCAGACATATAGTCCGCAGCAGCCTCACCTCCAGCAATCCAGCGTCGGGCTTGGGCTTACGCTTGATAGCAGACTTCAACTGAAAAAACCACCGCAATTACAAATGTTGCCTACGATCCCTGGTTCAAGTGAAACCACCCCATTAAAGTCGAAACAGTCTCCCCAGAGGCCATCCCAATatcaaacaaacaatatgCCGGTGAAACACTCGTTCCAACACACTCCTACCAAAGAGCTGATCTTCAACAACGCCCCAAATATCTCTCTACAACCCGAAAACAACAGAAGACACTCTCAAACACTTGGCTCGGGGCTATcgcaacagcaacagcaaatGGACGACGACGAACCAGAGTGTAAATTTGTACAGGCGCAAACCCCATCCCCAATCCTGCGCTCACAGGAAAGATTCGATTGCATTGCCGAATCCCCAGTGCACTTGCAATATCACCACAACAACCAACTCGGTATCGGCTCTTCCAGCCCAGCCGCAAGTGGAGGCAGAAACGGCAAGCGGTACGGCATGCTTCCCCGTGAGGAAATAGACAAGTACATCTTGGAATTGGGCCCCAAACAATTCCAGTGTAAGTTCAAAGACTGCCAGAAGATGTTCAACAGAAGATACAACGCTAGAACCCATATCCAAACCCATCTTTGCGACAGGCCATACAAGTGTGATTATCCCGGATGCCAAAAGGCATTCGTGAGAAACCACGATCTACTGCGACACAAGAAATCCCACCTAGACAAAATGTACTCTTGCGGCGGGTGCGATAAAAGATTCCATTCGGAGGATGCACTAACAAAACACCAAGAACGTAAGGGCCATGAGGGAAAGTACATTGCGGgcgaagatgaagaagaggacgaCGATGCCGGTTACGACTACGGCTACATGAGCGAAGGCCCGGCACATATATTGTCGTCGCCAGTACGCGGCAACCAGATCCGCAAGCCAGTCTCTCCAAAGAAAGTCCCAAACACGATACGGGAAAACATACAGAGAGACCACACTGGCGCAGCGTTGCGTATGCAGGAACAGCTAAACTATCACTAA
- the USB1 gene encoding phosphoric diester hydrolase: MGLVSSDYNSDSDSTNSDSETGEESSKRQCLPELPDDIVYNYNKPVVIDPLNTRMYVAPVSKNIGFLFLELRLDSKQQQIMDLVLKGVNAVMDTHHRNSFEPLHRGKFGAMKPLHVSLSETMMFANESELEEKMGRIRQEIRALECKSVPVALSGGWLVYENFDASLQFLAVGLSEQARGRLKPVLSIVEKYKPRSPVSRQPVGLNNLHVSFGVAQNAYLQQDESISRQRLDSLRNLVATEASDRLPLLRANLQFRCHELKAKVGTSVITLPL; encoded by the coding sequence ATGGGCTTGGTTTCTTCAGACTACAATAGTGATAGTGATAGCACGAATAGTGATAGTGAGACGGGAGAAGAGAGTAGCAAAAGGCAGTGTTTGCCCGAATTACCAGACGATATTGTGTACAATTATAACAAGCCGGTGGTGATCGATCCGTTGAATACGAGGATGTATGTAGCGCCAGTTTCGAAGAACATTGGGTTTCTGTTTTTGGAGCTACGTTTGGATAGcaagcagcagcagataATGGATCTTGTGTTGAAAGGGGTGAATGCGGTTATGGATACGCACCACAGGAATTCGTTTGAACCGTTGCACAGGGGGAAGTTTGGGGCGATGAAGCCGTTGCATGTTTCGCTTTCGGAAACAATGATGTTTGCGAATGAATCGGAGTTGGAAGAGAAGATGGGTAGAATACGGCAAGAGATTCGGGCCCTTGAGTGCAAGTCTGTGCCTGTAGCGTTGAGTGGAGGGTGGCTTGTGTATGAGAATTTTGACGCGAGTTTGCAGTTTTTAGCGGTAGGGCTATCGGAGCAGGCAAGGGGACGATTGAAACCTGTGTTGTCCATTGTTGAAAAGTACAAGCCAAGATCGCCGGTTTCGAGACAGCCGGTTGGCTTGAATAATTTGCATGTGTCCTTTGGTGTAGCTCAGAATGCGTACTTGCAACAGGACGAGAGTATCTCCAGGCAAAGGCTGGACTCGCTCAGGAACTTGGTGGCTACTGAAGCGTCGGACAGGTTGCCGTTGCTCAGAGCGAATCTTCAATTCAGATGCCACGAGTTGAAAGCCAAGGTAGGCACTAGCGTGATTACTCTGCCATTGTAG
- the CKI1 gene encoding choline/ethanolamine kinase: MLELRPTRSIDNGDGAYIRPRSRSKSRKPPLPRRRSSSRSIKSIPIDLGEDGDLKKENGKAQSLYLGESISVPFVKSTLDVTLPHDLLQEDFKSLIISLRVKPWYKHDFDANKLKYTRITGAMTNAVFKVEYDGFPSLLVRVYGPNVESVIDREYELQVLARLSIQNIGPSLYGCFENGRIEQFLENSQTLSKNDIRNWKTSQRIARRMKELHSGVPLLPKELQDEPVTWKRIQKWMDSLDESTWVRDENNVHSYLMVSDWEKFKSIVSQYKAWLQQKPAYHKLVFCHNDAQYGNLLFTAPVIPVTADTEISQTLSNMSLSESGASLFPSSSNVSLEEIINPSIQEQAQDAKLVVIDFEYGGPNPPAFDLANHLSEWMHDYHCSTPHVTFHDRFPTHEEMLNFIYSYLSHLNPSRKNMEEEVVQLYNSILEWRASVSLHWALWGIIQSGELTEVAQQVTEEGPGGEKYIITVDKLDVSAEDDVSSEGSNDGVDIDTFKYLSYSKDKLEIFYTDLVQLNIIDKEDVLNYDQLKRIELKPL, encoded by the coding sequence atgcTTGAATTACGCCCTACTCGTTCGATTGACAATGGAGATGGGGCTTATATAAGGCCAAGATCTCGTAGCAAAAGCAGAAAGCCTCCTTTGCCAAGGAGACGTTCTTCGTCCAGGTCGATTAAGTCGATACCAATAGACCTAGGGGAGGATGGggacttgaagaaggagaatGGGAAAGCGCAATCTTTATATTTAGGGGAAAGTATTTCTGTGCCATTTGTTAAGAGTACGTTAGATGTGACGTTACCGCATGATTTGTTGCAAGAGGATTTCAAGAGTCTTATCATTTCGCTCCGGGTGAAGCCATGGTATAAGCATGATTTCGATGCGAACAAGCTTAAGTACACTAGGATAACTGGTGCGATGACGAATGCTGTTTTCAAGGTGGAGTACGATGGTTTTCCATCGTTGCTTGTGAGAGTGTATGGGCCCAATGTGGAATCTGTGATTGACAGGGAGTACGAGTTACAAGTGCTAGCGCGCTTGTCGATACAGAACATTGGACCTTCGTTGTATGGGTGTTTTGAGAACGGACGGATCGAGCAGTTCTTGGAGAACTCGCAGACGTTGTCAAAGAATGATATCAGGAATTGGAAAACTTCACAGAGAATTGCCCGTAGAATGAAGGAGTTGCATTCCGGTGTGCCTTTGCTTCCAAAGGAGCTGCAAGACGAACCGGTAACTTGGAAACGTATTCAGAAATGGATGGACAGCTTGGACGAAAGTACCTGGGTGAGGGATGAGAACAATGTACATAGTTATCTTATGGTCTCCGATTGGGAAAAATTCAAGTCGATTGTGTCCCAATACAAAGCATGGCTACAGCAAAAACCCGCATACCATAAGCTGGTGTTCTGTCATAATGACGCCCAGTATGgtaaccttcttttcacgGCGCCTGTGATTCCTGTGACCGCTGACACTGAAATTAGCCAAACTCTGTCTAATATGTCATTGTCCGAATCTGGTGCTTCGCTATTCCCTTCTTCGAGTAATGTGTCCTTGGAAGAGATCATAAACCCATCGATTCAAGAGCAAGCACAAGATGCAAAATTAGTTGTTATAGATTTCGAGTACGGTGGTCCAAACCCTCCTGCATTTGATCTAGCAAACCATTTATCCGAATGGATGCACGATTACCATTGTTCCACACCTCATGTTACGTTCCATGATAGATTCCCAACTCATGAAGAAATGCTTAACTTTATCTATTCATACCTATCCCATTTGAACCCATCAAGGAAGAATATGGAGGAGGAAGTTGTTCAATTATACAATTCGATACTAGAATGGAGAGCTTCAGTCTCTCTTCATTGGGCATTGTGGGGTATTATCCAATCCGGTGAGCTGACAGAAGTTGCTCAACAAGTGACTGAAGAAGGACCTGGTGGCGAGAAATACATCATCACTGTTGACAAGCTGGATGTATcagcagaagatgatgtATCTAGCGAGGGAAGTAACGACGgtgttgatattgataCTTTTAAGTATCTATCGTATTCTAAGGATAAACTAGAGATCTTCTATACGGATTTGGTCCAATTGAACATTATCGATAAAGAGGATGTTCTGAATTACGACCAGCTCAAACGCATTGAATTGAAACCcttgtaa
- the KGD2 gene encoding dihydrolipoyl transsuccinylase yields the protein MLRSSTRVAVKSVLRSKPLSRGLSIGVRASGIVGNAASKKGVFASGRLLGNNGGIFRGSVPVSVMGVRHATSVPVPPMAESLTEGSLKEYTKKVGDFIEKDELLATIETDKIDIEVISPLSGTIAKLNFQPEDTVTVGEELAQIEPGEAPAGGAAAAAPAADAAAPKEEAAPQKEEAPAPAAAAAAPAAAAPAPKKEAPAPAPKKDAAASPAPASSAPSFTSFSRNESKVKMNRMRLRIAERLKESQNTAASLTTFNEVDMSAVLEMRKLYKDEVIKTKNIKFGFMGLFSKACTLAAKDIPAVNAAISGDQILYRDYTDISIAVATPKGLVTPVVRNAESLSVLEIEQEISRLGKKARDGKLTLEDMAGGTFTISNGGVFGSLYGTPIINMPQTAVLGLHGVKERPVTVNGQIVSRPMMYLALTYDHRLLDGREAVTFLKTVKELIEDPRKMLLA from the coding sequence aTGTTGAGAAGTTCTACCAGAGTTGCTGTTAAGAGTGTTTTGAGAAGTAAGCCATTGAGCAGGGGATTGAGTATTGGCGTGAGAGCTAGTGGAATTGTTGGTAATGCAGCAAGTAAGAAGGGTGTTTTTGCTAGTGGTAGATTGTTGGGTAACAATGGTGGTATTTTCAGAGGGAGTGTTCCGGTTTCTGTGATGGGCGTTCGTCATGCTACTTCTGTGCCGGTTCCTCCTATGGCTGAATCTTTGACCGAGGGTTCATTGAAGGAATACACTAAGAAGGTTGGTGATTTCATCGAGAAGGATGAGCTTTTGGCTACTATTGAAACCGATAAGATCGATATTGAGGTTATTTCTCCGCTTTCCGGTACCATTGCGAAGTTGAACTTCCAGCCGGAGGACACTGTTACTGTGGGTGAGGAGCTTGCTCAGATTGAGCCTGGTGAAGCTCCAGCCGgtggtgctgctgctgctgcccCAGCTGCCGATGCTGCTGCGCCAAAGGAAGAGGCTGCCCCACAAAAGGAGGaagctccagctccagctgctgccgctgctgcCCCAGCTGCTGCCGCCCCAGctccaaagaaggaagctCCAGCCCCAGCTCCAAAGAAGGACGCCGCTGCTTCCCCAGCTCCAGCCTCCTCGGCCCCATCTTTCACCTCGTTCTCCCGTAACGAAAGCAAGGTCAAGATGAACCGTATGAGATTGAGAATCGCTGAAAGATTAAAGGAATCCCAAAACACCGCCGCTTCCTTGACCACTTTCAACGAAGTCGACATGTCCGCTGTTCTTGAAATGAGAAAGCTATACAAGGATGAGGTCATCAAGACCAAGAACATCAAGTTCGGTTTCATGGGTCTTTTCTCCAAGGCCTGTACCTTGGCTGCTAAGGACATCCCAGCCGTCAACGCCGCTATCTCTGGCGACCAAATTCTATACCGTGACTACACCGATATCTCTATTGCTGTTGCCACTCCAAAGGGTTTGGTTACCCCAGTCGTGCGTAACGCTGAATCCTTGTCCGTTTTGGAAATCGAACAAGAAATCTCCAGATTGGGTAAGAAGGCCAGAGATGGTAAGTTGACCTTGGAAGACATGGCCGGTGGTACTTTCACCATCTCTAACGGTGGTGTCTTCGGTTCTTTGTACGGTACTCCAATCATCAACATGCCTCAAACCGCCGTTCTAGGTTTGCATGGTGTCAAGGAAAGACCAGTGACCGTTAACGGCCAAATCGTTTCCAGACCAATGATGTACCTAGCTTTGACCTACGACCACAGATTGTTGGATGGTAGAGAAGCCGTCACTTTCTTGAAGACTGTCAAGGAGTTGATTGAAGACCCAAGAAAGATGCTTTTGGCTTAA
- the SLX4 gene encoding Slx4p, protein MANAMHDDLEEAGRHLQMVDGHLSEESMEHGEIAMTQVPVMFGDTEMEMETQIPEEEEDDGILVSTQVQAQIDELDEQAHVMKSFRNVLSKFALETQQGPGPGRVPEQELERELEPSVSVSPKKRPTKKIVKAVKKKAAPRVQKRIKSITQFNTDKWEDIRAHDRAQKMISMLSGKSAKVKKLVSKLNCDVAADAGADQTDTDSQFAPFNESEWQHIIALLREKLPKVSRKEISSVQSYVYGKSQGLWEASQMSPEKQEPEENQEYFGTGPESAAAAGMVQDDHRLSVYTLSQLVEGHSSNNNNNNSGSANQNSSDDSIQHIQNVPDVSCIDVPSSETGYASQVADSCDTGSIISLDRRSLCMGSDWEAEAESETEAETEAEIAMEIDIDIEKEKEKEKEKEKQMRAPFRTQSYDVVSSIVSPMKSTRMPSIQVPATRTTTFQDQNLVQTQTQTQLQAQNSTQVPSLKHLHTVKLIVDSNTDANEILSSVGPMSNESDQPDSLSTVTTSMLHRDNEIIIGSEEEKDSNEYSILEVQEVPLQVPSHPRPHPRPRPLSLVSSAHPSPKIRLKTPISATDSLDSQLQPPLMTTQNSSPSTAKLRQSLRTIGLKPCKNKVQMLQVWDTLEAKFPGLSDTDGPAQLRQFLTDLIVQNRDESASLMEQIYTFEPIRFEQLKSWLVSLDSFTELIDDSFIKKWADLNGIVFRNNAESQSLSQSQTLPSQPLSQLQSPSLSP, encoded by the coding sequence atggCGAATGCGATGCACGATGATCTCGAGGAAGCTGGCAGACATTTGCAGATGGTAGACGGGCATTTGTCTGAAGAGTCGATGGAACACGGGGAGATTGCGATGACCCAGGTACCTGTGATGTTTGGAGATACGGAGATGGAGATGGAGACGCAGATTCcagaggaggaggaagatgaTGGGATTTTGGTTTCGACGCAGGTTCAAGCGCAGATCGATGAGTTGGATGAGCAGGCGCATGTGATGAAGAGTTTCCGGAACGTGCTGTCGAAGTTTGCATTGGAGACGCAGCAGgggcctgggcctgggcGCGTGCCTGAACAGGAGCTAGAACGCGAGCTAGAGCCCTCGGTCTCCGTTTCGCCCAAGAAAAGGCCGACCAAAAAGATTGTGAAAGCGGTCAAGAAGAAAGCTGCTCCTAGGGTCCAGAAACGGATCAAGAGCATTACACAGTTCAATACCGACAAGTGGGAGGATATTCGGGCGCATGATCGGGCGCAAAAGATGATTTCGATGCTTTCTGGTAAATCGGCCAAGGTCAAGAAACTTGTGAGCAAGTTGAACTGCGACGTAGCAGCGGATGCTGGAGCCGATCAGACAGACACTGATTCACAGTTTGCGCCGTTTAACGAGAGCGAGTGGCAGCACATTATTGCGCTGCTTCGAGAAAAACTGCCGAAGGTGTCGCGCAAAGAGATTTCGAGCGTGCAGTCGTACGTGTACGGGAAGTCGCAAGGGCTCTGGGAGGCATCGCAAATGTCTCCTGAGAAACAAGAACCGGAGGAGAATCAGGAATATTTTGGGACGGGTCCGGAgtctgctgctgctgctggaaTGGTCCAGGATGACCATCGTCTTTCGGTGTACACCTTGTCGCAACTTGTTGAAGGGCatagcagcaacaacaacaataacaacagCGGTAGTGCGAACCAAAACTCCAGCGATGACAGCATACAACACATTCAGAACGTTCCTGACGTCTCATGCATAGACGTGCCGTCTTCTGAGACCGGCTACGCGTCGCAAGTCGCGGACTCTTGCGATACAGGTTCGATAATCAGCCTTGATCGGCGGTCGCTGTGCATGGGATCAGATTGGGAGGCGGAAGCGGAATCCGAAACTGAAGCTGAGACCGAGGCCGAGATTGCGATGGAAATCGACATTGACattgagaaagagaaagagaaagagaaagagaaagagaagcagATGAGGGCCCCATTTAGAACACAATCATACGATGTGGTATCGTCAATTGTTTCTCCCATGAAAAGCACCAGAATGCCCTCCATCCAGGTTCCTGCCACAAGAACAACCACTTTCCAAGATCAAAACTTGGTCCAGACCCAGACTCAGACCCAACTCCAAGCCCAGAACTCCACACAGGTGCCCTCTCTGAAACACTTACACACCGTAAAACTTATCGTGGACAGCAACACCGACGCGAACGAAATTCTCAGCAGCGTTGGCCCCATGTCAAACGAAAGTGACCAACCCGACAGTCTCTCCACAGTAACAACTTCCATGCTACACAGGGATAACGAGATTATTATCGGCAgcgaggaagaaaaagacagCAACGAATATTCGATTCTCGAGGTGCAAGAGGTGCCTCTGCAGGTTCCGAGCCACCCTCGCCCTCACCCTCGCCCTCGccctctttctcttgttaGTTCAGCACACCCATCACCAAAAATTCGCTTGAAAACGCCAATTTCTGCTACTGACTCCCTAGACTCCCAACTACAACCACCATTAATGACAACCCAAAACAGTTCTCCAAGTACTGCCAAACTTCGACAATCACTAAGGACCATTGGTTTGAAGCCCTGCAAAAATAAAGTACAAATGCTACAGGTATGGGATACTTTAGAGGCTAAATTCCCTGGCTTATCTGATACAGACGGACCTGCTCAGCTAAGACAATTTCTAACAGATCTCATCGTCCAAAATCGTGACGAGTCCGCATCACTAATGGAGCAGATATACACCTTCGAACCAATCAGATTCGAACAATTAAAATCGTGGCTAGTATCGTTAGATTCCTTCACAGAGCTTATAGACGACTCTTTTATCAAAAAATGGGCAGATTTAAATGGAATAGTGTTCAGAAACAATGCAGAAAGCCAATCATTGTCGCAATCACAAACATTGCCATCTCAACCACTCTCACAATTACAATCGCCCTCACTATCCCCATAG